The Coprobacillus cateniformis DNA window ATAAATATTTAGGATGGAGGAACTTATGAAAATTGAAGTTATTAAAGAAGAATTTTCAGTATGTAAAGTTAATGATTATCAGGGTATTAATTTAACAGATAAATATTGTTTTATTGGAAAGACTGATGAAGAATGCTCTCTTGTTTGTATGACAGAGAATGTGCCATCTTTCACGATAGAAAGAGAGGATGGATGGAAAGCTTTGAGACTACAAGGAATATTAGATTTTTCTTTAGTAGGAGTTCTTGCAAAAATAGCGACTATATTAGCTGAACATAATATTAGTATTTTTGCAGTATCAACTTATAATACAGATTATGTGTTTATGAAGACAAGTCAATTTGAGAAAGCATTAACTTTACTTAAGGAAAATGATTATATAGTTGAATAACTATTATTTTAATGTTTATTGGAAGTATAAAAGTGTTGAGTTCATGAAGAATTAAGATAAGTCAGTTTTATTTGTGTATATGATTTTCATAACTAATTGAAATATAATAAATATTAAACATGATGAAATGGTAGTGAGCGATGGCATTTATTGATGACAGTGAAAAGATTCTTTTTTGTTGTAAGAATGTTGACTGTCTAAAGTCATCGTTTTTAATATTTAAAAATTTTTTATAAATTTACAAAAAAGACATATAATCATGGTATAATAATAAACAAGGAGTGATAATCATGGAACATGTAACAGATATTAATAAAAAAGAATACATAGATGATTGTAAAGAAATAGTAAAAACAACAATTGCTTTAGAAAATATA harbors:
- a CDS encoding ACT domain-containing protein, encoding MKIEVIKEEFSVCKVNDYQGINLTDKYCFIGKTDEECSLVCMTENVPSFTIEREDGWKALRLQGILDFSLVGVLAKIATILAEHNISIFAVSTYNTDYVFMKTSQFEKALTLLKENDYIVE